The nucleotide window GATCCACGGTGGAGTCGCGTCCTGCCGCCACTGCGGGCACGTCCTCGGCGACCTGGCCGGCGGCTGGGAGGCCATCGCCGGGCGCGTCCCGCTCGGTGCGGACGACCTGGGGTCGCGGGTGGACGTCCACGGCGACCTGGCGGCGGTCGCGTACGTCTGCCCGGAGTGCGTCACGGCGCTGTGGGTCGACGTCGAGCCGGCGGCCGGCAAGACGTGGCGGGACTTCGCGCTGCGGGCGTGACCCCGGCGCCGCCTTCCGGTCAGTCCGGGAGGCGGCCGCCGCACTCCAGGACGAGGTCGGCCATGATCGCCCGGTCGGCCTCGTCCACGTGGTCGGCGTAGTAGGCGTACAACGTCTCCCGCGCCAGCCGGGACGCCAGCAGCCCGTCGCGGTCGGAGATCGCCGTGAAGACCGCGCGGTGGTGGCGGACCGACTGCAGCATCAAGGCCGTCTGGTCGTCGGCGTCGTGGATCTTCTGCTGGATCAGCTTGACGATCGCTTCGCGCGTGACGTCGCCGTAGATCTGGACCAGCTGGTTGCCCGCCGCTTCGGCGATGATCTCGTGGAACTCCATGTCCGCCCGGCCGAACTCGGCGTACCCGCGGGACATCGACTGCCGCATCCGGGCCATGTTGCGCTCGAGCCGGACCAGCTGGGCGTCCGTGCGGCGGCGGGCGGCCAGCAGGTTGGCGGCCGCGTCGGTGATCATCCGGAACTGCACCAGCTCGGCGAGGCCGAACGCCTTCGCCGAGGTCAGCATCGCGACCGACCGCCGGACCGGGCCGACGGACACCGGCAGCACCAGCGGCCCGCGCGGGTCACGCGGCTGCGAGCGGACCAGGCCCATGCTTTCCAGCACCCGCAGGGCTTCCCGGACCGACGC belongs to Amycolatopsis tolypomycina and includes:
- a CDS encoding FadR/GntR family transcriptional regulator, which codes for MPPEDNRATAGPATDGRVFQRVVDHVQNSIAAGQLKPGDRLPSERELVEKFSIGRASVREALRVLESMGLVRSQPRDPRGPLVLPVSVGPVRRSVAMLTSAKAFGLAELVQFRMITDAAANLLAARRRTDAQLVRLERNMARMRQSMSRGYAEFGRADMEFHEIIAEAAGNQLVQIYGDVTREAIVKLIQQKIHDADDQTALMLQSVRHHRAVFTAISDRDGLLASRLARETLYAYYADHVDEADRAIMADLVLECGGRLPD